One part of the Desulfonema ishimotonii genome encodes these proteins:
- the queC gene encoding 7-cyano-7-deazaguanine synthase QueC has product METDKKAVVLSSGGLDSSTVIAIAKDQGYTVHSLSFFYGQRHAFELEAARKVAGAMGVAKHLVVEADLKKIGGSALTDDIEVPKSRNEAEMAGEIPVTYVPARNTVFLSYALAWAEVLGASDIFIGVNAVDYSGYPDCRPEYIAAFERMANLATKAGVEGKTVLRIHAPLMRMTKADIIRKGTELGVDYGITHSCYDPSPEGLACGQCDSCLLRKKGFAEAGVPDPTRYVRVI; this is encoded by the coding sequence ATGGAAACGGATAAAAAGGCGGTGGTGCTGTCCAGCGGCGGACTTGATTCCTCCACCGTCATCGCAATTGCAAAGGATCAGGGATACACGGTCCACAGCCTCAGTTTTTTCTACGGCCAGCGCCACGCATTCGAGCTGGAAGCCGCCCGGAAGGTAGCCGGGGCAATGGGCGTTGCAAAACATCTGGTGGTGGAGGCGGACCTGAAAAAAATCGGGGGATCGGCGCTGACCGACGATATTGAGGTGCCCAAATCAAGGAATGAGGCCGAGATGGCCGGGGAGATTCCGGTCACCTATGTGCCGGCCCGGAACACCGTTTTTCTCTCCTATGCCCTGGCATGGGCCGAAGTGCTGGGCGCGTCCGACATCTTCATCGGCGTCAACGCGGTGGATTACAGCGGCTATCCCGACTGCCGGCCCGAATACATCGCGGCCTTCGAGCGCATGGCCAATCTGGCGACCAAAGCCGGTGTCGAGGGAAAAACGGTTCTCAGAATCCATGCCCCGCTGATGCGGATGACCAAGGCCGATATTATCCGCAAAGGGACGGAACTGGGGGTGGACTACGGCATCACCCACAGTTGTTACGACCCGTCCCCGGAAGGTCTGGCCTGCGGTCAGTGCGACAGTTGCCTGCTGCGGAAAAAGGGATTTGCCGAAGCCGGTGTCCCGGACCCGACGCGGTATGTGAGGGTGATTTAG